One Nicotiana tabacum cultivar K326 chromosome 23, ASM71507v2, whole genome shotgun sequence genomic window, cttgttaagtcgctttacggactaaaacaaacacCCAAACAATAGCATGCGAAATTTGatcaaacaatgttgtcaaatgattttaagataaatgaatgtgatatatgtgtgtacattaaaaatatttcaaatCGCATAGGCATTGTTTGCTTatttgtggatgatatgctgataatgagtaatcaCATGCCAACATAAATGCAACTAAGTGTATGCtgactagcaagtttgatatgaatgACTTGGGAGTTGCCGATTTAATTCCGGGTATTTAGATCCATAAGATTCCTCAAGGTTTGGCATTATCGCAATCTCATTACATTaaaacagtacttgaaaaattcaagcactgtGATTTTAAACTTGCAAAGACTCTGATTGAATTGAATCTTGCACTTGCAAAggacaaaggccaaagcatatcataATTGAATTATggtcgtgtgttgggatgcttaatatatatcatgaattgtactctaccagatatagcttgtgctataagtaaattgagcgGATACACGAGTAATCCAGGTCAATCTTATTGTCTGAcgatgaaacgagttttgggatatttaaaaCATACTCAAGACTTTGCTTTGTACTACAGTAAatttcctgcggtgattgagggatactgtaaTGCAAAATGGATCACCATTTCAattgattctaagtccacaagtggatatgtattcactattggttgaggagcggtatcttggaagtcgtccagaCAAACTTGTATTACCCTCtttacaatggaggctgagttcacagccttagataaagccggtgaaaacgctgaatggctccgaaatttcttagAAGATATTCTATTTTGGCCTAAatcgttggcaccaatatgcatagattatgatagtcaagcggcaattggaaggctGTGAGCGTTATGTATagcggtaaatctcgtcatatacgacaaagacataaaaccgttaggtaGCTACTCTCTAACGggattatcacaattgactatgtaaagccAAGCGATAATATGTCGGATCTGATTATAAAAGgtctaactagagaggtagttgaaagatcatcgagTAAAATGGgattatggccgaggacaagtcattgtggcggtaactctacctagaagactggagatcccaagatctaggttcaaggagatcaaacaaagtcattaatgacggttcaacattgtcaactaaatttgttttggtccattctcgtgatgagacaatgttcagtactaAGGATAAAGCGTTAAGGATTTTTAATGGTTTATAAGTTTGAtacagggtatatcaaatagtgtatttaCGGGATAacacatttaggaatcacctatgtaaatgtgaagtgtaagccgcttcaaggagaattctaTAAGGCtggttctctacgcacttatgaaccaAGTAGTGTTTATgactgaaacgaacacaacaatgagaaccaaagacggttaagggttaaTTGTCaaacttatggttgtctaggtatacatcaaagctcgacggttcaaagattcaaatctaccgattgaccgagtatatccgacataagttcactacgaaaagttcaaagggaaatctacttatccagatgcgattaaccCTTACTCGCGAATCACACAATCTTTCATGTATGTTTTTATAAATATggtcattccccattcatgtgggggattgttaggTTTTGTGAATGggtgtgaatgagaaatggaagaTGCACCTTTTGGATAGCTCCTCTCCATCTCACCCTTCCTTTGTCTGTAAATTTAGAGGCTTTGTCTCATTTTTCATACATAGAAAATCTGAAAACTTGTCCCTTTTTTTTCTACATTATTGCATTATTTTTCCAAATAAACataagtgtcaagtgtgatttgctccgtTTGTTGAGTTCGCTAAAGTTCTGTGATTTGTAGTGCCGTTATCACATAATAGTTATTCCGTTCTATACTGGGAAGAACTAATCCGAAACCTTGGGCAACTGTGATGTGACTAAAATCCTTAAGGATACACAAGGAACTTGTGGGCTCGGAattatttttctgttttgttttatttAACTAATGTTTCGTCGCTTCTCTGGtcgcttctctgattttgaacacaGTTTACCAACACAAGGTACCTTTAGCTTTTCTgatgtttaaatttatttttcttactaATAAACTGCATTACTGATTTTGATCCAAGAGATAGGTCTGTTTAGATCTAAAGTCATTACCACCTCATTATGAAAAAACGATGTTTTTTGTCCAATTAGATCTTGTAACTAGAGATTTATAAGATTTCACATTTCATCAATTCATGTTTAGGGGAATCAAAGGTTTGAAAGTATGGTTTAGGGAAAAAGTTAAAAATCAATTTCACTTCAATCTCAAACTAGTTAAAATCAGTTTGAATTTTATATGGTCATTCCGCACATACAGAAATACTATACATCAAAGTTAATGCCTTCCAAGTAAATCCTTTGTCTTCTTCTTAAAAGATAGTTTTATACCTCAAAATAATTGTTAAAAAACAACGAATTTGACATAGAAGTAACTGAACATTATGAAAGGAGAGTGTATTTATGCCCAAGCTAGTTGCCTCTGAAAATCATAATCATAATCAAATCTCAAAATAAGGAAAATGATCATACAACATAGAAAAGAACTTTAAATTATTTGATTGCATGAATTAAATGCAATAtttctcttcttctctctcttctgTTTGCAACTTCATCTTCAACCCTACTACCAGGGTGCCATACCTATTACACAAGCACCCTTCCACAGCCAGGGCCCAAAACAACATCCTCTCAAGgataagaaaaagtaaaaatcagGAAAAAGAAATGGTAAACAATTGCTTGCTTGCTTGGCTTTTTTGTggttaataaaatataaaaacaaaaaaattacatGCATATAATAAAAAGCAATATCATGCCCATATTGCAAGAAGGGACATGAGTCCAGCCCCTAAGAATAGTGCAAAATAAGATACTATTTGAAGCCTTGTATTGCAGCTCATTCTCTTACTCAAGAAATCTGCAGCAATTAGGTCTACTAAAGCCATGTAGATTAGAATTCCAGAAGATATAGAGTTTAGGATCCCTTCCACCACCAAAGCTCTTGGGCTATGTGGATTGTACGACGAAGAAGCTAGAATCCCTATAGCAATTCCCAAGGGTGTTGTTACGGCGAAAAACGTTGCCATTATAGTGGAACGGAGGGAATTGAACTGTGCCTGTGAGATGCAGCCTCCTAACGCAAAACCTTCGAAGAACTGGTGGAACGACAAGGCCACAAGCAAGGGTCTAATTGTGCACGGACTTTCTGAAACACCCAATGCTATGCCTATTATGAGAGAATGTGATACTATCCCCAGCTCCAAGACCTGCATACAAGGAAGTCGTTGTAATGACCAAGTTTTTCACAATCAAACTGACAGGTATAAACAAACACTGTATCTTCACAAACTCGGGGAAAATCAAACTTTTGCTCTTTTGCCAATTAAACAAAAGTAAAAAGTTGGTTCCGGTCTTGTAATACATTAAAGAAGCAAGCGCCCCCAAGTATCTATTATGAGAAACCTTACACAAACCCCTAATCTGTGAATGCATAAACCACTCTCACCTGGACGCACACCACACCAAAATATCGAATGATGGGCACCTGATAGACCAATGAACGGCTAACAAACTTTAGGTAATGTTCTATATGAAGTTAAATTTCATATGAGAATATATGCAGTATCTCAAAGGTTGGGTGAAAAATCTTAAACACCAAACAATTAGAAAGTAATTTAGCAGAATATCTAGCTAAACctagaaaaaaatgaaatagtGTAATTCCGCAGAAGCTTATAGAAATGTATTTATCAAAGTTCAAGGAATCAGTAGCGTATAAGCAGTTGCAATCAATCAACTATGTCTCAATCCCTAAGAGTTGGCTATATGAATTCTCTATATTAATTCCGCAAAAACCTGTAAGTGGTAGTAAATTTGGTAAACCATACATACTACAAGTCGTTCAGAAAATTGTATATCAAGTTTACCAGCATGATACATATGAAGCCCAAAGGTTTTCTTTCTCATAAATCCTGACATCGAGGAAATGTAATTCATATCTTTAAAACCTACAACCAATGAGATAATCAAAAACCTTCTAGACACAACATTTACCCAACCTTCACCCAACCTTCTAgacaagagtgagttgctctagtggtgagcaccatccacttccaaccaagaggttgtgagttcgagtcaccccaagagcaaggtggagagttcttggagggagccgagagtctatcggaaacagcctctctaccctagggtatgggtaaggtctgcgtacaaactagcctccccagaccccactagtgggattatactgagttgttgctTCTAGACACAACATTTACCCAATACAACCAAAACGAACTTATGTGGAGAAGTACAGAGAAAGAGAAAGGCCTAAGACATGTaaaaatatgcaagtaaaattaCCTGAGAAACAACAACATGCCTCCCTCCACCTTCCTCATCTCCACCACCAAAGCTATGGGAGTGCGAATGACCATGGGAATGCTCCCTCACGTTCCCTTGACATGCCCCTTGTTCTTGTGAATGGCTATGTCTGTGATGAGCTGCATGTGCATGCATCCCAACAATGTGTATTGCACCACCGTCTTCTTCACCAAACAATTTCTCATTCCTTGCCTTTGGTTCAACCGGTACAATAGCTGATTCTGACACCAAATCCACTGAATCAATCTGATCTTTTTGGCTTTGTTTCTCTTGCTTCCTCTCATAATACTGAGTCCCAACAAAGTCAACCACCAACGTAGCCAATGCAGCCATCATAGCAATAAAACCAGCAAAAGGGAATTTCAACCAAGGAAATTTCGGAAGGCAAGGATTAGTTAATGATGAGGTGGCGCCTGGTAATATGTGGACAAATCCTGTAGAGAGGATGACACCAGCAGCAAAGGCTTTAACAGTAAGAAAGAGATTGGAGTCAGTTCGGAGGAACCGATGCTTCTTGCCAACTAATGGAATACCAACTCCGCAAGTGCTAGCTATGAGGATGGCAGAGATAGCCACAATTTTAAGGGTGAGAGCAGCCGAGCTGTCTCGGCAGCCTTCTATTTCTTCATCAGCACTGCCACAGGTGGTATTGGAAACAGATTGATAAAGTTTCAGCATAATGGTATCTGTTTTGATCAAAAGGAACAGTAAGAGAGTGTAAGAATCATTTCAATTTCTACACAATTTAGGTATTGAACCAATAAAGAACTATCAAATTTCTTTCTGTTTATTCCTTAAAATAACACTACAAGAATTCTCCTCACTAACCAAAGTTTCCCTACATTTCAAATATTTTGATATGAAACATGAAATTCATTAGAAAATGGAAGTCAAAGGAATCTGTACTTTTCCACCTAATACATGAAAATAGATAAAAAAGAGTCGGCTACGTAATTCAGGGTGTACGCAACCTTAGGCAAGAACTACATTTTGACAAAGTAAAACTAAAGCTAACTTTTTTTCTTCCTTTCCCTTTCCCAGATTTAGTACATGAGTGAGATTCAACAGCCAAAACAGACATAACGAATGTGCAGAGCAAATGAAGACAAGATGTATATTAAGAAAATACAAAAGGGACCTTTAGTACCAATTCAAATTTGGAATTCAATACCCCATCATTTCATAAAATCGAGATCAGTACAACATGAGAATGAATGAATTTCAAAACTTTTTATAGAAAAGGTGAGTGATAATGAATGAATTATAAAACAAGTAACCACTTAATACAAAAATGAATGTCCACTTTCATCATAAGACTCAAAAAATGAACTACTTATAAACTATAATAAACAGATAATCCAAAATTTAAAATCCAAAACAGTAATGAACTTCCAAACAGGATGCAAGTGATTATACTGACTCAACACAGAGTATCCAATAGGAACataaaacaaacaagaaaaaagaacTACAGTAATTTGGAGAATTCTCCATCAATTACAAACCAAACCAAGCAAAACCCAGAATTAAAGATTCAATTTCCTCATTCCCCATAACaattacaaagaaaaataaataaaagaaaatggtgACACAAAATATTACTTACCTGAGAAAGCCCCAGTCTTTTCTCTAGATTTTGGGTCCATAAAAAAGAAGGGCACGAGATCCTGAAATTAACAATTAACAAAGAATAGAATAAAACTCACAACTTTCAAGACAAATGGggcaattaaaaaaaaaggagaaaggaatACACAATAAAAAGGAAGAGGGAGTAGGGGTTTGGGGTTGTGTGTGGGGGCACTGAAGAAAGAAAGAACGAACCTCAATGAACGACATGGGATATGGGGAAAAGAGAGGGAATTTGTCCCTCAAAACGCTATTTCCAATTACGTAACAAGTTTACACAAACAGAGAAAGCATCACAAATCTCTATATATAGGTGAAAGGTCTTGACCAAAATTATAGTATTAATCTAACAAGAAAGTGGTGAATTTTGTAATAATTCTTGACGAGAACAAACCCCTTTTGTCCGAAAACACTGTTTTATAAATCCTCTTGCTGTTGTAAGGAGGGACTAGGGAGGGTTTAGAAAAGGAtaaagaaagaatgaaagaaggGGAAAATAGATGGGGATGAGAAATGGAAGAAGATACTGGGAATGATGTCGACATTATTagtaaagaaagaagagagaggagatGGGGAGACTTTGATACAGTCGCTTGTTTTAGAAGAGAATGAGCTCCACTGTGTCGACACCTCTGCGTAATAAGTCATGCACTCCACTTTATATTtccttcctttccttttctttttgaatAACACTAGTGCAGTTGGTCGATTAGAGCACTTCATTAAAttagaataattattattttataaatatttgaatattaaaaatgaccaaaatgtacAAATGTATAATTTTGCACGCACTTAATTCTCTGGTTTTGTACACGTCTTTGCATACATATTCGTTCATAGAagtgtatatatattttattttattttcttaaaaaatattctttaatttctCTTATATCCTTTTCAGTTTaattttgtaaaattaaatcTTTTAGATTTATATCAGTTTTATATGGTTACTTGTTTTATTCTAGTTAGTTTTCTAAATTATATAGTTAAAGTATAGAAGATAAATAAACCTACAGTATTACATAAACAAAgtaggaaagaaaatgaaaaagaaaagggaaagagctACGTCTcataaggaaaaaagaaaggaaacaaaaaatCCAATAGAATATAGAATTGCATCGCAGAGAATAAATTAATGAATCTTCTAGTGTCTCAAAACtacaattaataataaaaatggaaCCCCCTACTGGTAGTACTAATAGCTAGGGGCGGACCCTGAATATATTCAAGAGTTCATTAAGATATGGTAAACATTAGGTGATAATAGTCTAtaatagaaatatatatatatatatattatttttaacccgTTATTAGACTATAAATTTTCCTTTAAATTCttcagttttaaatttttatgatttacTCAAAAGATAAGTTAATACAATAACATTCTAACAATTTTGAAGCaccataaatataaataaaataagaattaAAATTAACAGAGAATTTACttgaacaataaataaataaacacacaacttaataaaatagtaaataaattttaaaagagCTAATTGCAAAAAGAAGAAGTGAAAAAATACAACTTTATAACGTATGGAAGTACTCAAGTAATAtaatcgacactaaataaattTCACACAAACATAACTTTTAAAAGTTAAGTGTTACTtacaaacaataaataatataatcTAAACAGATAACAATTAAAACTAACTTCTATATGACAATGGCAAATAATAAAATTCAAAACGAAAAATAATCTAACATTTTTAACATATTAGTAGATTAAACTAATTTAACAATAGTCATAGTAGTCAGATGTCAAAGTGAGTAGCCGGTTACAGTTGTACTGTGCAAACATGTGCATTCCTCGTGATTTCAGAAATTAAAAATATACGGAAGAGTCTGAACATAGCATATAATCGAATCCACGTTCTATATCTTAAAATGACCTCACTTGACCATCGAGCTAACATTCCTCGTCGTTCCAAGTAGATTCATTCTTCTATGATCATCGACCATAGAATAATTTACacgtataaataataataaaaattagcaAAACAAGTTCAGTTGAACCAACTTGATACAACGTGGGTCCGCCTCAGCTATTAGCACAACTATGAAAAATAAAGCAGCTTGTTTGATTAAATGACACCAAACACAAAAAGAATAGGCGTTTTATGTAAAATATAAGGATAACATTGTTGTGTGATCCAATGTACATTCAAAgagtaaaaatatttattttttaatttctcattcCGTATTTGATACTATCTAATTTGAAATGCCAATTTATTCAAATTCCTATGGTGAAAGAGAGCCTTGAAGCAACGATAAAGTTGTCTCTTTGTGTGACTTATAGGTTATGGGTTTGAGCCGTGTAATCAGTCATTGATACTTTCATAAAGATAGACTGCCTACGGCACACTCCTTGGGGTGCGTCCCTTCCCTGGATCCTGCGTGAATGCGAGATGTTGTTTCGTGCACCGAGCTGCCCTTTCATAtaacatttaaaagaaaaaatacactTTATTAgagcttttttattttattttcagcgTTCAAATTCAGAATCTTTAATTAAGAggtgaaaaaatattttattcaaaTCCCCATTTATACCTCGAATTACATTGATTTATCCTAATTAAGTGATGTAAAAGCACATAATTAATTGTGATTTGAGGTAAAATGTATAGGTTATTTGAGGTTACACCTTTGCATgtgttttttctttctctttttttccctttatCTTTTAGGGCAATTGAGTTTAAATATAAGAACAGATATATactttattactctattttttaagttattatattatatgtCAATTTCACTCGGTGTAGAAAAACTCATGCATTTTCAAGTAATTTTAGGTAATTTGAATATTAAAGTAAATCAAGCTGGCAAAATCATTGGATGCTTTGCATACTTTTCTCAATTAACCATAGTTAATTAACATTGTTTTACTTCATTAATTCACTTAATCATGTAAGTTGGTATAGTTTGGTCGCAGGTACGGCCGCACGGGtaaattttatcccaaaatattaaCCCAAATGTTTAAATAGTAGTAGGTGAGTATTTTCAATTTGTTCGAGCTTTTAATGGATAAAGTTATCTGATACATCAGTTAGTGTGAGATAACATGTATCGTGTAAAATTAAACTACGTGTCTGTAAGCTGATTTGGACATCACgattattaaaagaaatgattATCAAAATTTCGTTACGAATAGTAGTACCATGGTAGGATGCTTAATCTATGGTTTTAATTTGTAAGCACATTTTCTTTGTTCCAATACAGTTATTCTAATTGGCGCAAAATCAAAGTTGGATTTCTCACCAAACACATCGATTATATGTAATTAAAGTTTACGTATTTCATAATTTAATGATCAGCCAAAACTATTTCTACTAAAATACGTCAATAAGACTATTTTTACAGTAAAAAAGAGAACGAAAGGTTCAGAAAAGAATCAGAGAATATTCGTCGATAAAAGAAGAGGTTAATATTAAACGAACATATTTTATTCTTGATTTCTTCCAAAACGAGGATTGATTAGGTTAATTATGCTGACCATGTCTAACTGTATATAACTTGCACGCATTTCTTTATGCTTCTCTTAAACTTTAAACAAAAAATCAGcaacttgtttttctttttctgtttcttattAGTGACTGAAAATGACAGTGAGCAGAATCTAAATAAAAAAACACAAACGAATAAAAGCCCCAATTTGTTTATTTGCCACTTTTTTCTTACTATTAGGAACCAGATTGTTTGACTAATAATACATTTATGAAAATAGATGAGGCGGGAGATAGAATCGTGCAGTAAATTAAAGCAATATTCAATGTCTCGTTTTATAAGATACCATTAAATGGAgtaatattttctgaaaaatatttatatgttaaaaattgaATACTCAAATTATAAGTGGTAACGATTTATGTGGCTAAAAAtgtttcaaaattttctttaatatttttcatttttaaaagtaGTGGTCGTAAcactttattttaaaattttaaattttctttctttcttttggagcAATTTATGTCCAAAATCAGAGAAAAGTTTTGAGATATATTCATGCTTCATGCTTCATGCTTCGAACTTTTTGTCTTTTCAACGAgtgttaattaattttattaatgcatttgATGCCCTACGTGCTTAACATGAATTTTCTTTTCCGATATAAAAATTAGGCATCTATTATTCCACGTTTTTGTTAatatatttatttccttttttttctttaattactaTGTTTCGACAAGTTACCATTGTGTTCCCTCCAAAAGAAATGCGAGAAGGAAAAGGTGAATTTATGTATGTCCGACCAATAATTAACTATGGAAAAATTACGCGATACATCAAACATTTATACTATATTTATCATTCACAGCTATAGTTTCAGTAAATTTATCATTCgtagctatatttgaattttatatcaaATCCATGAAATAAGAGATTAACTCCTTGAACTgaaacaagagagcaacaagctctTGTAACTCAGTTAGTTAAAGCTCCCGCTTAGTTAGCGAAGGTCTTGAGTCCGATTTTCAAtaagaatattttatttttttgtatttctgtGTTTCACCTTAGTTGTATTCGTTGAGCGAACAAATATAGTCGATACATGTTGTATCCTTTGTATACACCCTTGTATACAGTCGATACAAGTTATATCCTTTGTATACACTCTTGTATTTCGCCTTGGTTATAGTTGATACATATTGTATTCATTGCACGAATGAATACAATTACACGATCAAATATAGTTGATACACGTTGTATTCGTTACACTCTTCAAATGGctacttttctctctctctctctctctctctctctctctctctctctctctctctctctctctctctctctctctctctctctctctctctctctctctctctctctctctctctctctctctctctctcggtgggaagcagaagaatagcatgacgggccaaatcgcCGGCGACCACACGCAGGTAAGCAAGGGTGGAGTGGATGATCTCTAATCCCTCTTTCTTCTCACTACCCCCTCCCATTTCTTCTTTCTCCCCAGCATTATCCCTCTTCAGTTATTCCCTGCTTCTCCCTTGCCCCAGTCCCCGCCACGCCAATATCCCCTCTCAtctctcctctttcttctttcatcattcttctctcttctctttctGTTCTCTTCCCTTCCCCTTTTTTGTTTTCCCTGTTTCTAGAAACCTTAACAGGCAGCCTTTGCCAGCAACACCTAAtgcctctctctctcttttttccttcagTTTGAGTTGCCCCCTTCCCCCATCCCCTTTTCCCCTTCTTTGTGTTTGGTTCCTCATATCTTTGACACATCCCCCCTCCCACCGGCTATAATTGCCGGTGATTCTGCCCGTTGTTTAATTAGGAAGCCCCGGCTGCTGTAGATTTAAACACCAGCGCAGCGGCTATGGGTTGACAGCCCCCCTCCCCTGTTGGTTTCGCGGTTggtgttttgtgattttttagGTTGTTAGCTGCGACAGTTGGAGATGAACGAGAGGCGTACGAGCGAGCAGCGCGGAGCAACCCTGGTTGGTGTTTGCAAAG contains:
- the LOC107821537 gene encoding zinc transporter 4, chloroplastic, giving the protein MSFIEDLVPFFFMDPKSREKTGAFSDTIMLKLYQSVSNTTCGSADEEIEGCRDSSAALTLKIVAISAILIASTCGVGIPLVGKKHRFLRTDSNLFLTVKAFAAGVILSTGFVHILPGATSSLTNPCLPKFPWLKFPFAGFIAMMAALATLVVDFVGTQYYERKQEKQSQKDQIDSVDLVSESAIVPVEPKARNEKLFGEEDGGAIHIVGMHAHAAHHRHSHSQEQGACQGNVREHSHGHSHSHSFGGGDEEGGGRHVVVSQVLELGIVSHSLIIGIALGVSESPCTIRPLLVALSFHQFFEGFALGGCISQAQFNSLRSTIMATFFAVTTPLGIAIGILASSSYNPHSPRALVVEGILNSISSGILIYMALVDLIAADFLSKRMSCNTRLQIVSYFALFLGAGLMSLLAIWA